A DNA window from Proteiniborus ethanoligenes contains the following coding sequences:
- a CDS encoding FeoB small GTPase domain-containing protein encodes MDCCNNKVPWYKKLAGVLFGIGNCHGEVNQNTHGLEKIALIGSPNVGKSVIFNRLTGAYVTVSNYPGTTVEVSRGKGIIGGAQYEIIDTPGMYSLMCITEEEKVTKDLLFREKPKALLHVIDAKNINRMLPLTIQMIEAGSPVILVLNIMDEAERMGLTIDVEGLQKELGIPVISTIAALNKGIDELKERVDEYVKSA; translated from the coding sequence ATGGATTGTTGTAATAATAAAGTACCTTGGTATAAAAAACTTGCAGGTGTATTGTTTGGAATTGGAAACTGCCATGGTGAAGTTAATCAAAATACTCATGGTTTAGAAAAGATAGCTTTAATAGGAAGCCCTAATGTAGGGAAAAGTGTTATATTTAACAGGCTCACAGGAGCATATGTGACTGTTTCCAATTATCCTGGAACAACTGTTGAAGTATCAAGGGGTAAGGGAATTATTGGCGGAGCTCAATACGAAATTATTGATACACCAGGCATGTATTCACTTATGTGCATAACAGAGGAAGAAAAGGTTACAAAGGATCTATTATTTAGAGAAAAGCCTAAGGCACTTTTACATGTAATAGATGCAAAAAATATTAATAGAATGCTACCTCTTACTATACAAATGATAGAAGCGGGAAGTCCTGTAATATTAGTACTAAACATAATGGACGAAGCTGAAAGAATGGGTTTAACAATAGATGTAGAAGGATTACAAAAAGAATTGGGGATACCAGTGATATCTACTATTGCAGCTTTAAACAAAGGAATTGATGAACTAAAAGAAAGGGTAGATGAATATGTCAAATCAGCTTAA